One Lytechinus variegatus isolate NC3 chromosome 14, Lvar_3.0, whole genome shotgun sequence genomic region harbors:
- the LOC121427305 gene encoding uncharacterized protein LOC121427305 encodes MATARKVEDSFDDSRYLRVNCQINLATYMTTETYNLQDIRDFIDRNHGNVNIDQRNEEGQTALMRACLDRNKKVVEFLLEKGADPNLRCLREGNSALHFLSQSRPCCDTESETDLEDWEPILNKVSEAESSCKDFLTRESQDDTYNRLIIKYCLDEKYCQCTVFKKQKRSARIIDTLILQYGALIQINNDGLTPADIAGLHRKLSTVLHYINQDYIPKSEQRRALEIMGSSFMMKEEHEKAYHAFTMAMENRESSGTVPMTIQRSHFESCLGRTESRSLSDLRKINGDKYAMKIQGILVADRVLPDSLKSEYVYERLVDYGYLLLFHWDTLDDAFRVFTECLCLERKGCLPVGRVLLSLMYSISQATSSPGLHRCIPQYVTLLCQSLQVYVDVISEASVENLTSHIQDVLTNLSMTLYSFTNHLCRVKDVQCVVEPVAKMIKVIWRRIDKHSVSRDPYKHLTNSVCHKLLCDMITHFRYYHDFEENKYTCNCFKQVLARLVQVEGALDIDMRGDTLLHSLVGLVSFGEIRMIADIAALFLKYGCPHRVKNIQGKMPIDIVKEEATGLQNGFRQELAILYDVLSPATLTLQELSIRTILRYDIRYWDNLPGKLCSLINERFLEGYDPWEMT; translated from the coding sequence ATGGCGACGGCCAGAAAAGTAGAGGATTCTTTTGATGACAGTAGGTATCTAAGAGTTAATTGCCAGATAAACTTAGCGACATACATGACAACAGAGACGTATAACCTTCAAGACATCAGGGATTTTATTGATAGGAATCATGGAAATGTAAATATTGATCAGAGGAATGAGGAGGGTCAAACTGCTCTCATGAGAGCTTGTCTTGATAGAAACAAAAAAGTTGTGGAGTTTTTGTTAGAGAAAGGAGCAGATCCTAACCTGAGATGCCTAAGAGAGGGAAACAGTGCTCTACACTTTCTTAGCCAAAGTCGACCATGCTGTGACACAGAAAGCGAGACAGACCTGGAAGATTGGGAACCTATTCTCAACAAAGTGTCAGAAGCCGAGAGCAGTTGCAAAGACTTCTTGACTCGGGAAAGCCAAGATGATACTTACAACCGTTTGATCATTAAGTACTGTTTGGATGAAAAGTACTGTCAATGTACTGTGTTTAAAAAGCAGAAGAGAAGTGCTAGGATCATAGATACTTTAATATTACAGTATGGTGCTTTGATTCAGATCAACAATGATGGATTGACTCCTGCAGATATTGCTGGGCTACATAGGAAACTATCAACTGTGTTGCACTACATAAATCAAGACTATATTCCAAAGTCAGAGCAAAGAAGAGCATTGGAAATCATGGGTTCGTCGTTCATGATGAAGGAGGAGCATGAGAAAGCTTATCATGCATTTACCATGGCAATGGAAAATCGTGAAAGTTCTGGTACTGTTCCAATGACCATCCAAAGATCTCATTTCGAAAGTTGCTTGGGTCGCACGGAATCTAGGAGTCTCAGTGACCTTAGAAAGATTAACGGTGACAAGTATGCAATGAAGATTCAAGGCATCCTTGTTGCAGATCGTGTTTTACCAGATTCACTGAAGTCAGAATATGTTTATGAACGTCTTGTTGACTATGGATATTTACTGTTGTTTCATTGGGATACACTGGATGACGCCTTCCGAGTGTTCACAGAATGTCTTTGTCTGGAACGCAAAGGATGTTTGCCTGTTGGGAGGGTCCTTTTGTCATTGATGTACAGCATCAGTCAAGCTACAAGCTCTCCAGGCCTCCACAGATGCATTCCACAATATGTGACTCTACTCTGTCAGTCTTTACAGGTCTATGTTGATGTAATCAGTGAGGCAAGCGTTGAGAACTTGACAAGTCATATCCAGGATGTTCTCACTAATCTATCAATGACCTTGTATTCCTTCACAAACCATCTCTGTAGAGTAAAGGATGTTCAGTGTGTCGTTGAACCAGTTGCCAAGATGATTAAAGTCATATGGAGAAGGATAGATAAACATTCTGTCTCCAGAGACCCTTACAAGCACCTCACAAACTCTGTCTGTCATAAATTACTTTGTGATATGATAACACACTTTCGATACTATCATgactttgaagaaaataaatatacttGTAACTGTTTTAAGCAAGTACTTGCTCGTTTAGTACAAGTCGAAGGAGCATTAGATATCGACATGAGAGGAGATACGCTCTTGCACTCATTGGTTGGTCTTGTGTCTTTTGGTGAGATTCGGATGATTGCCGATATCGCTGCGCTTTTTCTGAAATATGGTTGTCCGCACCGCGTGAAGAATATTCAAGGCAAGATGCCTATTGATATTGTAAAGGAGGAAGCTACTGGTCTTCAAAATGGTTTCCGTCAAGAACTCGCCATTCTCTACGATGTCCTATCTCCTGCAACACTCACTTTGCAAGAGTTGAGTATCAGAACCATCCTTAGGTATGATATCCGTTATTGGGATAACCTTCCTGGAAAGCTTTGTTCCCTTATTAATGAACGGTTTCTTGAGGGTTATGACCCTTGGGAAATGACCTAG